A window from Citrus sinensis cultivar Valencia sweet orange chromosome 3, DVS_A1.0, whole genome shotgun sequence encodes these proteins:
- the LOC102617961 gene encoding uncharacterized protein LOC102617961 isoform X7 — translation MGGKLEACAECTKKCLLVHRNKAKLSPVIHSFFKIMIGKDCSEILFLPPKFAEMVSAVIGKKAVIEDSSGDCWEVSVSNVDGSPAFRQGWNAFSAYHRLEIGDFLVFDYIRGSRFIVKIFDKTGCEKQKISLTTNKRKRYRTRTNFTDREGQCYTADTGSMSKERKNARTTTNSTDRDGQCHTADKDSMSKERSRPSIFSVSDEEMSESQCELNDVEKASTSNGKISGKRPLSVSRANFLEDPYYLIDRDLGDQQREDRCSVFDLSHFEMVGNNCGTAIRDKMKDGDDYSHHADASLISEFEDVLVNKYLVDKEIPNRVAASDASDMDVMKNNGVEKTEQIISRVELQKDGGNNSNVSSGVSQKCHGAEEESKALSIFAESKRKTDRATVSPMECNQSEHLKFIGTFRESSVQVTTGMQNCRFVEPQTDGWTSSSSSRGVPKKCHGGVEELKAVSKSLTEIDWAMVSPVEYNRSAQLKLVGQYGESRVQVTSGMQNCQFVEPQKNEGNNSNSSSGVSKKCIGAEEESNALTKLLTKVHQGMVSQTGCTSLGDSNQSAQLNFVGEFGGSSVLVTHGMQKGQFGNLPQLIKVERGLRYDMIGREYGISQGKISHTKEGGGPSGS, via the exons ATGGGCGGCAAGTTAGAAGCTTGTGCAGAGTGCACTAAGAAATGCCTACTGGTTCACCGGAACAAGGCAAAATTATCTCCTGTCATCCACTCTTTCTTTAAAATCATGATTGGAAAAGACTGCTCTGAAATTTTG TTCTTGCCTCCTAAATTTGCTGAAATGGTGTCTGCAGTAATTGGTAAAAAAGCTGTTATTGAGGATTCAAGCGGAGATTGTTGGGAAGTATCAGTGTCCAATGTGGACGGCTCTCCTGCTTTTCGACAAGGATGGAATGCATTTTCAGCGTACCACAGGCTAGAAATTGGAGATTTTCTTGTATTTGATTACATTAGGGGATCACGCTTTATTGTAAAGATCTTTGATAAAACTGGGTGTGAGAAGCAAAAAATTTCGCTGACAACGAATAAGAGGAAAAGATATAGAACTAGGACAAATTTTACTGACAGGGAAGGTCAATGCTACACAGCTGATACAGGTTCAATGagcaaagagagaaaaaatgcTAGAACTACTACAAATTCTACTGATAGGGATGGTCAATGCCACACAGCCGATAAAGATTCAATGAGCAAGGAGAGATCAAGGCCCTCTATCTTTTCTGTGTCTGATGAAGAGATGAGTGAAAGCCAGTGTGAATTGAATGATGTGGAAAAGGCGAGTACTTCAAACGGCAAGATTTCTGGCAAAAGGCCTCTATCTGTATCAAGAGCAAATTTCCTTGAAGATCCATACTACTTAATTGATAGAGATTTGGGAGACCAACAAAGAGAAGACAGATGCTCTGTATTTGATTTGTCCCACTTTGAAATGGTAGGTAACAACTGTGGCACAGCTATAAGAGACAAAATGAAGGATGGAGATGATTATTCTCATCACGCTGATGCATCTCTGATATCTGAATTTGAAGATGttttagttaataaatatCTTGTGGACAAAGAGATACCAAACAGAGTTGCAGCTTCTGATGCATCTGACATGGACGTTATGAAGAATAATGGTGTTGAAAAGACGGAGCAAATAATAAGCAGAGTTGAGCTTCAAAAAGATGGAGGGAACAACTCTAACGTTTCAAGTGGAGTATCCCAAAAATGCCATGGAGCTGAGGAAGAGAGCAAAGCACTATCCA TTTTTGCAGAGTCAAAGAGAAAAACTGATCGGGCAACGGTATCCCCAATGGAATGCAATCAAAGTGAGCATCTGAAGTTTATTGGAACGTTCAGGGAGTCCAGTGTTCAAGTTACCACTGGGATGCAGAATTGCCGATTTG TTGAGCCGCAAACAGATGGGTGGACCAGCTCTAGTAGTTCAAGGGGAGTACCCAAAAAATGCCATGGTGGCGTGGAAGAGCTCAAAGCAGTATCCA aatCATTGACAGAAATTGATTGGGCAATGGTATCCCCAGTGGAATATAATCGGAGTGCTCAACTGAAGCTTGTTGGACAGTATGGGGAGTCCAGAGTTCAAGTTACATCTGGAATGCAGAATTGCCAATTTG TTGAGCCACAAAAGAATGAAGGGAACAACTCTAATAGTTCAAGTGGAGTATCTAAAAAATGCATTGGTGCTGAGGAAGAGAGCAATGCACTAACCA aACTACTGACAAAAGTTCATCAGGGTATGGTTTCCCAAACGGGATGCACCTCCCTCGGTGACAGTAATCAAAGTGCACAACTGAACTTTGTTGGAGAGTTTGGGGGTTCCAGTGTTCTCGTTACTCATGGAATGCAGAAAGGCCAATTTG GAAATTTGCCACAGCTCATCAAGGTTGAACGTGGCCTGCGTTATGATATGATAGGAAGAGAATATGGAATTTCTCAG GGGAAGATCTCGCACACAAAGGAAGGTGGTGGTCCTTCGGGATCCTGA
- the LOC102617961 gene encoding uncharacterized protein LOC102617961 isoform X5: MGGKLEACAECTKKCLLVHRNKAKLSPVIHSFFKIMIGKDCSEILFLPPKFAEMVSAVIGKKAVIEDSSGDCWEVSVSNVDGSPAFRQGWNAFSAYHRLEIGDFLVFDYIRGSRFIVKIFDKTGCEKQKISLTTNKRKRYRTRTNFTDREGQCYTADTGSMSKERKNARTTTNSTDRDGQCHTADKDSMSKERSRPSIFSVSDEEMSESQCELNDVEKASTSNGKISGKRPLSVSRANFLEDPYYLIDRDLGDQQREDRCSVFDLSHFEMVGNNCGTAIRDKMKDGDDYSHHADASLISEFEDVLVNKYLVDKEIPNRVAASDASDMDVMKNNGVEKTEQIISRVELQKDGGNNSNVSSGVSQKCHGAEEESKALSIFAESKRKTDRATVSPMECNQSEHLKFIGTFRESSVQVTTGMQNCRFVEPQTDGWTSSSSSRGVPKKCHGGVEELKAVSKSLTEIDWAMVSPVEYNRSAQLKLVGQYGESRVQVTSGMQNCQFVEPQKNEGNNSNSSSGVSKKCIGAEEESNALTKLLTKVHQGMVSQTGCTSLGDSNQSAQLNFVGEFGGSSVLVTHGMQKGQFEESMKCVEKEPVKVVKKETVKVVKKEPVEPEEMVQDIFGNLPQLIKVERGLRYDMIGREYGISQVVKTETLDLVPTSYIPCATPSDGQPFLVSF; encoded by the exons ATGGGCGGCAAGTTAGAAGCTTGTGCAGAGTGCACTAAGAAATGCCTACTGGTTCACCGGAACAAGGCAAAATTATCTCCTGTCATCCACTCTTTCTTTAAAATCATGATTGGAAAAGACTGCTCTGAAATTTTG TTCTTGCCTCCTAAATTTGCTGAAATGGTGTCTGCAGTAATTGGTAAAAAAGCTGTTATTGAGGATTCAAGCGGAGATTGTTGGGAAGTATCAGTGTCCAATGTGGACGGCTCTCCTGCTTTTCGACAAGGATGGAATGCATTTTCAGCGTACCACAGGCTAGAAATTGGAGATTTTCTTGTATTTGATTACATTAGGGGATCACGCTTTATTGTAAAGATCTTTGATAAAACTGGGTGTGAGAAGCAAAAAATTTCGCTGACAACGAATAAGAGGAAAAGATATAGAACTAGGACAAATTTTACTGACAGGGAAGGTCAATGCTACACAGCTGATACAGGTTCAATGagcaaagagagaaaaaatgcTAGAACTACTACAAATTCTACTGATAGGGATGGTCAATGCCACACAGCCGATAAAGATTCAATGAGCAAGGAGAGATCAAGGCCCTCTATCTTTTCTGTGTCTGATGAAGAGATGAGTGAAAGCCAGTGTGAATTGAATGATGTGGAAAAGGCGAGTACTTCAAACGGCAAGATTTCTGGCAAAAGGCCTCTATCTGTATCAAGAGCAAATTTCCTTGAAGATCCATACTACTTAATTGATAGAGATTTGGGAGACCAACAAAGAGAAGACAGATGCTCTGTATTTGATTTGTCCCACTTTGAAATGGTAGGTAACAACTGTGGCACAGCTATAAGAGACAAAATGAAGGATGGAGATGATTATTCTCATCACGCTGATGCATCTCTGATATCTGAATTTGAAGATGttttagttaataaatatCTTGTGGACAAAGAGATACCAAACAGAGTTGCAGCTTCTGATGCATCTGACATGGACGTTATGAAGAATAATGGTGTTGAAAAGACGGAGCAAATAATAAGCAGAGTTGAGCTTCAAAAAGATGGAGGGAACAACTCTAACGTTTCAAGTGGAGTATCCCAAAAATGCCATGGAGCTGAGGAAGAGAGCAAAGCACTATCCA TTTTTGCAGAGTCAAAGAGAAAAACTGATCGGGCAACGGTATCCCCAATGGAATGCAATCAAAGTGAGCATCTGAAGTTTATTGGAACGTTCAGGGAGTCCAGTGTTCAAGTTACCACTGGGATGCAGAATTGCCGATTTG TTGAGCCGCAAACAGATGGGTGGACCAGCTCTAGTAGTTCAAGGGGAGTACCCAAAAAATGCCATGGTGGCGTGGAAGAGCTCAAAGCAGTATCCA aatCATTGACAGAAATTGATTGGGCAATGGTATCCCCAGTGGAATATAATCGGAGTGCTCAACTGAAGCTTGTTGGACAGTATGGGGAGTCCAGAGTTCAAGTTACATCTGGAATGCAGAATTGCCAATTTG TTGAGCCACAAAAGAATGAAGGGAACAACTCTAATAGTTCAAGTGGAGTATCTAAAAAATGCATTGGTGCTGAGGAAGAGAGCAATGCACTAACCA aACTACTGACAAAAGTTCATCAGGGTATGGTTTCCCAAACGGGATGCACCTCCCTCGGTGACAGTAATCAAAGTGCACAACTGAACTTTGTTGGAGAGTTTGGGGGTTCCAGTGTTCTCGTTACTCATGGAATGCAGAAAGGCCAATTTG AGGAAAGCATGAAGTGTGTTGAAAAAGAGCCTGTAAAGGTCGTTAAAAAAGAGACTGTAAAGGTCGTTAAAAAAGAGCCTGTGGAGCCTGAAGAGATGGTTCAAGACATATTTG GAAATTTGCCACAGCTCATCAAGGTTGAACGTGGCCTGCGTTATGATATGATAGGAAGAGAATATGGAATTTCTCAGGTGGTGAAAACTGAAACTCTTGATTTAGTTCCTACTTCCTATATTCCCTGTGCGACGCCATCAGATGGTCAACCTTTTCTTGTAAGTTTTTGA